Proteins co-encoded in one Diaminobutyricimonas sp. LJ205 genomic window:
- a CDS encoding branched-chain amino acid ABC transporter permease yields the protein MVLLVLTALLAALIMLSAAPPAHADEVGAEEPYKISGNVQLDGEPLEDVLITVTGDGVDLEVETDAEGQWRVGVPERAEYTVTLVESTLPEGIAVVDETGADDSPNEKEVEIGPGGRVTMNFFIGEGERNVTSFFDQLVSRLFNGLNFGLMLGLAAVGASLVYGTTGLANFAHAEMVTFGAIVAFLLGTNLGVPLLAAIPLAVIISGVFGWAMDAGLWRPLRHKGLGLVQLMIVSIGLSLTLRYVFQYYIGGGTLQLPGSAEAEFNVFGAVTMSWIDVASMAMSVIVLVVFALWLLYSRMGKATRAISDNPSLAAASGIDVDRVVRWVWIISAAMAGLAGILYAYFRPGIKWDMGAQILLLVFASITLGGLGTAFGALLGSIIVGVLVEVSTLWIPSDLKYVGALGLLVVILLVRPQGILGRKERIG from the coding sequence ATGGTGCTCCTCGTCCTCACCGCTCTGCTTGCAGCACTGATCATGCTCTCGGCCGCGCCGCCCGCGCACGCCGATGAGGTCGGTGCCGAAGAGCCATACAAGATCAGCGGCAACGTCCAGTTGGACGGTGAACCGCTCGAAGATGTCCTCATCACGGTCACCGGGGACGGCGTGGATCTCGAGGTGGAGACCGACGCCGAAGGCCAGTGGCGCGTTGGCGTGCCCGAGCGGGCCGAGTACACGGTGACCCTCGTCGAGTCGACTCTGCCCGAGGGCATCGCCGTGGTCGATGAAACCGGCGCAGACGACAGTCCCAATGAGAAGGAGGTCGAGATCGGTCCTGGCGGGCGGGTCACGATGAACTTCTTCATCGGCGAGGGCGAAAGAAACGTCACCAGCTTCTTCGACCAACTCGTCTCACGACTCTTCAACGGCCTGAACTTCGGCCTCATGCTCGGTCTCGCCGCAGTGGGCGCCTCACTCGTGTACGGCACGACCGGCCTCGCGAACTTCGCGCACGCCGAGATGGTGACCTTCGGCGCGATTGTCGCGTTCCTGCTCGGCACGAACCTTGGTGTGCCGTTGCTCGCAGCCATTCCGCTTGCGGTCATCATCAGCGGCGTGTTCGGGTGGGCAATGGATGCCGGCCTCTGGCGCCCGCTCCGACATAAAGGCCTCGGGCTTGTGCAGCTGATGATCGTGAGCATCGGCCTGTCCCTCACGCTGCGCTATGTCTTCCAGTACTACATCGGCGGCGGCACCCTGCAGCTGCCCGGGTCGGCTGAAGCAGAGTTCAACGTCTTCGGCGCCGTGACCATGAGCTGGATCGACGTCGCCAGCATGGCGATGAGTGTCATCGTGCTGGTGGTCTTCGCACTGTGGCTGCTCTACTCACGGATGGGCAAGGCGACCCGCGCGATCTCGGACAACCCGTCGCTCGCGGCGGCATCCGGAATCGACGTCGACCGGGTGGTGCGCTGGGTGTGGATCATCTCGGCAGCGATGGCCGGTCTTGCCGGCATCCTCTACGCCTACTTCCGTCCCGGCATCAAATGGGACATGGGCGCCCAGATCCTCTTGCTCGTGTTCGCGAGCATCACCCTGGGCGGTCTGGGCACGGCGTTCGGCGCGCTGCTCGGTTCGATAATCGTCGGCGTCCTCGTTGAAGTGTCCACTCTGTGGATCCCGTCGGACCTGAAGTACGTCGGTGCGCTCGGACTGCTCGTTGTGATCCTGCTCGTCCGGCCACAGGGCATCCTGGGTCGCAAAGAAAGAATTGGTTAG
- a CDS encoding branched-chain amino acid ABC transporter permease — protein sequence MDWLQIFSNTASSLLGPATIAYALAAIGLAVHFGYAGLLNMGIAAYMAIGAYGYAISVLTFGFPWWLGILLGLAASVVFSFILGIPTLRLRGDYLAIVTIAAAEIVRLLFLTTTFDEFTGSADGLSGYHTSFRASNPIPPGTYGFGPWVYNETGWWVRIIGIVFVILAAAIVWALMRSPWGRVIKGIREDEDAVRALGKNVFSYKMQALVLGGIFGALGGVVYALPSSVNPGVYVTSLTFFVWTALLLGGAATVFGPILGSVIFWLVQTFLSNVLPALVQSGVLPFMSVVQAQTLRFIIVGVALMLLVIFRPQGILGNKKELTFVK from the coding sequence ATGGATTGGTTGCAGATTTTCTCCAACACGGCGTCATCCCTCCTCGGGCCGGCGACGATCGCTTACGCACTGGCAGCCATCGGATTGGCCGTGCACTTCGGCTACGCCGGCCTGCTGAACATGGGTATCGCCGCCTACATGGCGATCGGCGCTTACGGGTATGCCATCTCCGTACTCACCTTCGGTTTCCCCTGGTGGCTCGGCATCCTGCTCGGGCTCGCCGCCTCCGTGGTCTTCTCGTTCATCCTGGGCATTCCAACCCTGCGGTTGCGCGGTGACTACCTGGCGATCGTGACCATCGCGGCGGCGGAAATCGTCCGACTGCTGTTCCTCACGACGACGTTCGATGAGTTCACCGGTTCCGCCGACGGGCTCAGCGGGTACCACACCAGTTTCCGCGCCTCGAACCCGATCCCGCCGGGAACCTACGGGTTTGGGCCGTGGGTCTACAACGAGACCGGCTGGTGGGTGCGCATCATCGGCATCGTCTTCGTCATCCTCGCCGCCGCGATCGTCTGGGCACTCATGCGCAGCCCATGGGGCCGAGTCATCAAGGGCATTCGCGAAGATGAGGATGCCGTGCGCGCGCTGGGCAAGAACGTGTTCTCGTACAAGATGCAGGCACTCGTCCTCGGCGGCATCTTCGGCGCCCTGGGTGGTGTCGTGTACGCGCTGCCGTCCTCGGTCAACCCCGGCGTCTACGTGACGTCGCTGACCTTCTTCGTCTGGACGGCGCTCCTGCTCGGTGGTGCTGCGACGGTATTCGGTCCGATTCTCGGCTCGGTCATCTTCTGGCTCGTGCAAACCTTCCTGAGCAACGTCCTCCCCGCGCTCGTCCAGTCCGGTGTCCTGCCGTTCATGTCGGTCGTGCAGGCGCAGACCCTGCGGTTCATCATCGTCGGCGTGGCGCTCATGCTGCTCGTCATATTCAGGCCGCAGGGCATCCTCGGCAACAAGAAGGAGCTGACCTTTGTCAAGTAA
- a CDS encoding ABC transporter ATP-binding protein, which translates to MSSNTVPPTARAKTTGLHRGDFVPGVPKVDPIIVADNVTRTFGGLTAVDVDHVEIPRNAITALIGPNGAGKTTLFNLLTGFDKPDSGQWTYDGTALSGVPSFKVSRLGQVRTFQLTKVLSLLTVLENMKLGGRHQAGERFFASLFPVFWRKQEADLDDKAIELLTRFKLDDKKEDFAASLSGGQRKLLEMARALMCDPQLVLLDEPMAGVNPALTQSLLDHILDLKDQGMTVLFVEHDMNMVRHIADWVLVMAEGKLVAEGPPDVVMKNPAVIDAYLGAHQDVDLGVVTGRVQGEMTEAAEILLADVEEVSTQGETDEKETTK; encoded by the coding sequence TTGTCAAGTAACACGGTCCCTCCCACCGCCCGCGCCAAGACGACCGGCCTGCACCGCGGGGACTTCGTCCCCGGTGTGCCCAAGGTTGACCCGATCATCGTCGCGGACAACGTCACCCGCACCTTCGGCGGTTTGACCGCCGTCGATGTCGACCACGTCGAGATCCCACGCAACGCGATCACGGCGTTGATCGGCCCCAACGGGGCAGGCAAGACCACCCTGTTCAACCTGCTCACCGGGTTCGATAAACCGGATAGCGGGCAGTGGACCTACGATGGCACCGCCCTGTCGGGTGTCCCGTCGTTCAAGGTGTCCCGGCTCGGCCAGGTGCGCACGTTCCAGCTGACCAAGGTGCTGTCACTGCTCACCGTGCTCGAGAACATGAAGCTCGGTGGCCGCCACCAGGCCGGTGAGCGATTCTTCGCGAGCCTGTTTCCAGTGTTCTGGCGCAAGCAGGAGGCCGACCTCGACGACAAGGCCATCGAACTGCTGACCCGGTTCAAGCTGGATGACAAGAAGGAAGACTTTGCGGCCAGCCTGTCCGGCGGACAGCGCAAGCTGCTGGAGATGGCCCGCGCGCTGATGTGCGACCCGCAGCTGGTGCTGCTGGATGAGCCGATGGCAGGCGTGAACCCCGCGCTCACCCAGTCGCTGCTCGACCACATCCTGGACCTCAAGGACCAGGGGATGACGGTGCTCTTCGTCGAGCACGACATGAACATGGTCCGGCACATCGCCGACTGGGTGCTCGTCATGGCCGAGGGCAAACTCGTCGCCGAGGGACCACCGGACGTGGTCATGAAGAATCCCGCCGTCATCGACGCGTACCTCGGTGCCCACCAGGACGTCGACCTCGGCGTGGTGACTGGACGAGTGCAAGGAGAGATGACCGAGGCAGCGGAGATTCTGCTCGCCGACGTCGAAGAGGTCTCCACCCAGGGTGAGACCGACGAGAAGGAGACGACCAAGTGA
- a CDS encoding ABC transporter ATP-binding protein: MTSTAPAAAPAPAPVGAPVIEAKDIVAGYLPGVNILKGANLVAHKGELIGIIGPNGAGKSTLLKAIFGQVKVHEGEILLNGTDITGLKANKLVARGVGFVPQNNNVFPSLTIEENLQMGLYQRPKAYKEQLEFVVGIFAELGKRLSQRAGSLSGGERQMVAMSRALMMRPEVLLLDEPSAGLSPVRQDEAFIRVSEINKAGVTTIMVEQNARRCLQICDRGYVLDQGRDAYHGSGRDLLHDPKVIGLYLGTLGE; this comes from the coding sequence GTGACCAGCACTGCCCCGGCCGCAGCGCCGGCTCCCGCCCCCGTCGGCGCCCCGGTCATCGAGGCCAAGGACATCGTCGCGGGGTACCTCCCGGGCGTGAACATCCTGAAGGGCGCGAACCTGGTCGCCCATAAGGGCGAGCTGATCGGCATCATCGGCCCTAACGGCGCCGGCAAGTCCACGCTGCTCAAGGCCATCTTCGGGCAGGTGAAGGTGCATGAGGGCGAGATTCTGCTCAACGGCACCGACATCACCGGGCTGAAGGCCAACAAGCTCGTCGCCCGCGGCGTCGGCTTCGTCCCGCAGAACAACAACGTGTTCCCGAGCCTGACGATCGAGGAGAACCTGCAGATGGGGCTCTACCAGCGCCCCAAGGCATACAAGGAGCAACTCGAGTTCGTCGTCGGCATCTTCGCGGAGCTCGGCAAGCGGCTCAGCCAGCGTGCCGGCTCGCTGTCCGGCGGTGAACGTCAGATGGTCGCCATGTCGCGGGCGCTGATGATGCGGCCCGAGGTGCTGCTGCTTGACGAGCCATCGGCCGGTCTGTCGCCGGTCCGGCAGGATGAGGCGTTCATCCGCGTCTCCGAGATCAACAAGGCCGGTGTGACGACCATCATGGTCGAGCAGAACGCGCGCCGCTGCCTGCAGATCTGTGACCGCGGTTATGTGCTCGACCAGGGCCGCGACGCCTACCACGGCAGTGGCCGGGACCTGCTGCACGATCCGAAGGTGATCGGGCTGTACCTGGGCACGCTCGGCGAGTAG
- a CDS encoding ABC transporter substrate-binding protein, which yields MSVLMKAPASRSRTLRAAFSGLALLGASALVLSGCAAQTPDEEPGGDTGARDLTLKVGTALPQTGNLAFLGPPENAGVAYAASQINEANVGITIEIIEGDSGDTDNKAYETEIPRLLSEDVSAIIGAASSGTSLQFIDQVIGEGVIQFSPANTSDAFTTYEDNDLYFRTAPSDVLQGEVLGNEIAADGHQTLGMLVLNDSYGTGLAKYTQEAFEAAGGEVVAQPTYNTGDTSFDSQLSELLAADPDAIALITFEEVKTILPNLFGQFPSENLYFVDGNLAQFGEQFPPGSLEGAKGTFPGTNVDDLADFTSELNEFWQAEGNPALTEYTYGAESYDAVILLALAALKANSIVGTEIAAELQSVSGGGEDGEKCTTFQECADIILEGGEADYDGISGPITFNEVGDPTEATIGIYQFGPDNRYTAAE from the coding sequence ATGAGTGTTCTTATGAAGGCCCCAGCATCCCGCTCACGCACGCTGAGGGCAGCATTCAGCGGCCTCGCCTTGTTGGGCGCGAGCGCGTTGGTCCTGAGCGGCTGTGCCGCTCAGACCCCGGACGAGGAGCCAGGCGGCGACACAGGGGCGCGCGACCTGACTCTTAAGGTCGGCACAGCGCTGCCGCAGACCGGAAACCTGGCCTTCCTCGGCCCGCCCGAGAACGCGGGCGTCGCTTACGCAGCATCCCAGATCAACGAAGCCAATGTCGGCATCACCATCGAAATCATCGAAGGTGACTCCGGCGACACCGACAACAAGGCCTATGAGACCGAGATTCCCCGCCTCCTGAGCGAGGATGTATCGGCCATCATCGGTGCCGCGTCGTCGGGAACCTCGCTGCAGTTCATCGACCAGGTGATCGGTGAGGGTGTCATCCAGTTCTCGCCGGCGAACACATCCGACGCATTCACCACGTACGAGGACAACGACCTGTACTTCCGTACTGCGCCGTCCGATGTGCTGCAGGGTGAGGTGCTCGGCAACGAGATCGCCGCGGACGGCCACCAGACGCTCGGCATGCTCGTGCTGAACGACTCGTACGGCACTGGACTCGCCAAGTACACGCAGGAAGCGTTCGAAGCCGCCGGCGGTGAAGTGGTCGCACAGCCGACCTACAACACCGGTGACACCAGCTTCGACTCGCAGCTCAGCGAACTGCTGGCGGCTGACCCGGACGCGATCGCCCTGATCACGTTCGAAGAAGTCAAGACCATCCTGCCGAACCTCTTCGGCCAGTTCCCGAGCGAGAACCTGTACTTCGTCGACGGCAACCTTGCCCAGTTCGGCGAGCAGTTCCCGCCCGGTTCACTCGAGGGCGCGAAGGGAACCTTCCCCGGCACGAACGTCGACGACCTGGCCGACTTCACCTCAGAGCTGAACGAGTTCTGGCAGGCGGAGGGCAACCCGGCGCTGACCGAGTACACCTACGGCGCCGAGTCGTACGACGCGGTGATCCTGCTGGCTCTTGCTGCTCTGAAGGCAAACTCGATCGTGGGCACCGAGATCGCTGCGGAGCTGCAGTCGGTCTCCGGCGGCGGTGAGGACGGCGAGAAGTGCACGACGTTCCAGGAGTGCGCGGACATCATCCTCGAGGGTGGAGAAGCCGACTACGACGGCATCTCGGGCCCGATCACCTTCAACGAGGTGGGCGACCCGACCGAGGCCACGATTGGTATCTACCAGTTCGGCCCGGACAACCGGTACACCGCGGCGGAGTAA
- the rarD gene encoding EamA family transporter RarD, with amino-acid sequence MTSSRDPAMDRRSGIGFAIGAYGLWGVLPVYFLLLAPSGPVEIVALRVVLSLVFCAILLSVTRGWRAFAAIARNRRLLAAMAIAGLFIVINWLVFVYAALNGQILETSLGYFLNPVVTVLLGVLVLGERLRPLQWASVALVVVAVLVIAIGYGEVPWIALIIAASFALYGFVKKKVGSQVDAISGLTLETAWLTPAAIVTLIVMGSMGGLTLGTAGPGHALLLLGAGVVTAVPLLLFAAASRRLPLTWMGMTQYLAPVLQFLFGAFILQEDMPLERWIGFGLVWVAIIVLSIDMFLSARPRRASVTPA; translated from the coding sequence ATGACTTCTTCTCGAGATCCGGCCATGGACCGGCGGTCTGGCATCGGATTCGCGATCGGCGCGTACGGCCTGTGGGGCGTGCTGCCGGTCTACTTCCTGCTGCTGGCCCCCAGCGGGCCGGTCGAGATTGTTGCCTTGCGAGTCGTACTCTCGCTGGTCTTCTGCGCCATCCTGCTCAGTGTCACCCGCGGGTGGCGCGCGTTCGCTGCGATCGCCCGCAACAGGCGACTGCTGGCGGCGATGGCCATCGCCGGTCTGTTCATCGTGATCAACTGGCTCGTCTTCGTCTACGCCGCCTTGAATGGCCAGATCCTCGAGACATCCCTCGGCTACTTCCTCAACCCGGTGGTGACGGTGCTGCTTGGCGTGCTGGTGCTCGGCGAGCGGCTGCGGCCGCTGCAGTGGGCTTCCGTCGCGCTCGTTGTCGTGGCGGTGCTCGTCATCGCGATCGGCTATGGGGAGGTGCCGTGGATCGCGCTCATCATCGCCGCCTCGTTCGCCCTCTACGGCTTCGTCAAGAAGAAGGTCGGGTCTCAGGTCGACGCGATCAGCGGGCTCACACTGGAGACCGCATGGCTGACCCCCGCGGCTATCGTCACGCTCATCGTGATGGGCTCGATGGGCGGACTGACCCTGGGCACTGCGGGTCCCGGGCATGCCCTTCTCCTGCTCGGCGCCGGCGTGGTGACCGCCGTGCCGCTGCTGTTGTTCGCGGCCGCTTCGCGCCGGCTGCCGCTCACCTGGATGGGCATGACCCAGTACCTGGCACCTGTGCTGCAGTTCCTGTTCGGGGCATTCATCCTGCAGGAGGACATGCCCCTCGAGCGCTGGATCGGCTTCGGGCTCGTCTGGGTGGCGATCATCGTGCTGAGCATTGACATGTTCCTGTCTGCGCGACCCCGCCGCGCCTCCGTCACACCGGCGTGA
- the groES gene encoding co-chaperone GroES: MSVSIKPLEDRIVIRQVEAEQTTASGLVIPDTAKEKPQEGEVVAVGPGRIDDNGNRVPLDVAVGDKVIYSKYGGTEVKYGGEDLLVLSARDVLAVIVR, encoded by the coding sequence GTGTCGGTCTCCATCAAGCCGCTCGAGGATCGCATCGTCATTCGTCAGGTTGAGGCGGAGCAGACTACTGCTTCCGGTCTCGTCATCCCTGACACTGCGAAGGAAAAGCCCCAGGAGGGCGAGGTCGTGGCAGTCGGCCCCGGCCGCATTGACGACAACGGAAACCGCGTGCCGCTCGACGTCGCCGTCGGTGACAAGGTGATCTACTCCAAGTACGGAGGAACCGAGGTCAAGTACGGCGGCGAGGACCTGCTCGTGCTTTCCGCTCGCGACGTGCTCGCGGTCATCGTCCGCTAA
- a CDS encoding SAM-dependent methyltransferase, which translates to MDAAELREVLSLEGLRLLDALPPYESSADVVRMVADLRKAGHSPGLVAAVLNQSKLRGRARAKFGDFADRMLFTEAGLEQATRLQVAALHAGRFQRAGVHWVADLGCGIGADAMALAALDIDVTAVELDEVTAAVATYNLAPFTGARVEHAAAEEVDLAGIGGVWLDPARRSEKVRLKDPADWSPSLDFAFGLAEHYPTGIKLGPGIDRDLIPADCEAQWVSVDHEVVELGLWFGAVARPGIGRAALVIGAHGSAELTASEDSADADTGPLGEYLYEPDGAVIRARLIGDLARQLGARMLHPTIAYLTSDARADTPFASRFRIRETLPLDIRSLKKELASRDIGTLEIKKRGVDIDPASLRGKLGLKGTQNATLILTRLGEKRVALLADRD; encoded by the coding sequence ATGGATGCCGCGGAACTGCGCGAAGTGCTTTCGTTGGAGGGCCTTCGGCTGCTGGACGCCCTGCCGCCCTATGAGAGCTCCGCCGACGTGGTGCGGATGGTGGCCGATCTTCGGAAAGCCGGCCACTCCCCCGGGCTCGTCGCCGCGGTACTGAACCAGTCCAAGCTGCGCGGCCGGGCACGGGCCAAGTTCGGCGACTTCGCCGACCGGATGCTGTTCACCGAGGCCGGCCTGGAGCAAGCCACGCGCCTGCAGGTGGCCGCGCTGCACGCCGGCCGGTTCCAACGCGCCGGGGTGCACTGGGTCGCCGACCTGGGCTGCGGCATCGGCGCGGACGCGATGGCTCTGGCCGCCCTTGACATCGATGTCACCGCGGTTGAGCTCGACGAGGTCACCGCGGCGGTCGCCACCTACAACCTCGCTCCGTTCACCGGCGCGCGTGTTGAGCATGCCGCTGCCGAGGAGGTCGATTTGGCCGGTATCGGCGGCGTCTGGCTGGACCCGGCGCGACGGTCCGAGAAAGTCAGGCTGAAGGACCCCGCGGACTGGTCGCCGTCCCTGGACTTCGCATTCGGCCTGGCCGAGCACTATCCGACCGGCATCAAGCTCGGCCCCGGCATCGACCGCGACCTGATCCCCGCCGACTGTGAGGCGCAGTGGGTGTCGGTCGACCACGAAGTCGTCGAGCTGGGGCTGTGGTTCGGCGCGGTCGCACGGCCGGGGATCGGTCGCGCCGCCCTCGTCATCGGTGCCCATGGCAGCGCCGAGCTGACCGCCTCGGAAGACAGCGCCGATGCCGACACCGGCCCGCTCGGCGAGTACCTCTACGAACCGGACGGCGCCGTCATCCGTGCCCGCCTGATCGGCGACCTGGCCCGTCAGCTGGGCGCACGGATGCTGCATCCGACGATCGCCTACCTGACCAGCGATGCGCGCGCGGACACCCCGTTCGCGAGCCGCTTCAGGATCCGGGAGACACTGCCCCTCGACATCCGCTCACTGAAAAAGGAACTGGCAAGCAGAGATATCGGAACGCTCGAGATCAAGAAACGCGGAGTCGACATCGACCCCGCCTCGCTGCGCGGCAAGCTCGGCCTCAAGGGAACGCAAAACGCCACCCTCATCCTCACCCGACTGGGCGAGAAGAGGGTGGCGCTGCTGGCCGATCGAGACTAG
- a CDS encoding DUF4190 domain-containing protein yields the protein MSTVPPVPPSENDPDRVPPVPPADTPAEQPSAPYTPPADPYAVPPAAPSTGGAVPGTLPGSTPPAQPTQPYGQPNQPYGQQPNQPYGQPNQPYGQPAYGQPAYGAPGATRPQTLSVVSMITGIAGIIFTWVPILGFLSSVAAVITGHMAQNREPHAKPFWLTGIITGYIGIAFGLLFTFLILVLPFLVLGSIPNSSF from the coding sequence ATGAGCACCGTTCCACCAGTCCCGCCCAGTGAGAACGACCCCGACCGGGTTCCACCCGTTCCTCCGGCAGACACTCCCGCTGAGCAGCCTTCCGCCCCGTACACTCCGCCGGCAGACCCGTACGCGGTGCCCCCGGCCGCGCCGTCCACAGGCGGCGCAGTCCCCGGCACGCTGCCCGGCTCCACGCCCCCGGCGCAGCCGACCCAGCCGTACGGCCAGCCCAACCAGCCGTACGGCCAGCAGCCGAATCAGCCTTACGGGCAGCCGAACCAGCCGTACGGCCAGCCGGCCTATGGGCAGCCCGCGTACGGCGCTCCGGGCGCTACGAGGCCCCAGACGCTCAGCGTGGTGTCGATGATCACCGGTATCGCCGGCATCATCTTCACCTGGGTGCCGATCCTCGGCTTCCTCTCCTCGGTCGCCGCGGTGATCACCGGTCACATGGCACAGAACCGCGAGCCGCACGCCAAGCCGTTCTGGCTGACCGGCATCATCACCGGCTACATCGGCATCGCGTTCGGATTGCTATTCACATTCCTGATTCTCGTGCTGCCGTTCCTGGTGCTCGGCTCGATTCCGAACTCCAGCTTCTAG
- a CDS encoding DUF4190 domain-containing protein, producing MTMPPAAPPPPYQPAPVGQKYNVLSIISLVTSIVGISLAGIICGHIALSQIKRTGESGRGMAIAGLIVGYIGLVVGIITAIAFAVWFANFDPNDFNDLNNLNSLR from the coding sequence ATGACAATGCCCCCTGCCGCCCCGCCACCGCCGTACCAGCCCGCGCCAGTCGGCCAGAAGTACAACGTTCTGTCGATCATCTCGCTGGTGACGTCGATTGTTGGCATCTCGCTTGCGGGGATCATCTGCGGTCACATCGCGCTCAGCCAGATCAAGCGAACCGGTGAATCCGGTCGCGGGATGGCGATCGCCGGCCTGATCGTCGGCTACATCGGTCTCGTCGTGGGCATCATCACCGCAATCGCGTTTGCGGTGTGGTTTGCGAACTTCGATCCCAACGACTTCAACGACCTGAACAACCTCAACTCGCTCCGCTAG
- the tsaD gene encoding tRNA (adenosine(37)-N6)-threonylcarbamoyltransferase complex transferase subunit TsaD has product MTLRQAQGGVGTGPLVLGIETSCDETGIGLVRGSTLLANTIASSMDQHARYGGVVPEVAARAHLEALTPTLTTALETAGVSLHDVDAIAVTSGPGLSGALMVGVGAAKALAVSLGKPLYGVNHLVGHVGADILSGDDVEYPTVALLVSGGHTSLLLARDLTSDVELLGETIDDAAGEAFDKVARLLGLPYPGGPEIDKAAASGDPKAIRFPRGLSLPKDMEKHRYDFSFSGLKTAVARWVEQRQDAGENVPIADVAASFREAVVDVLVTKAIAACTDLGVPRLLLGGGVVANARLREVAIERADAAGIALRIPPLSLCTDNGAMIAALGAQLIEAGHAPSGLDFGADSTLPVTSIQA; this is encoded by the coding sequence ATGACGCTTCGACAGGCTCAGGGAGGGGTGGGCACTGGCCCGCTCGTCCTCGGCATCGAGACCAGCTGCGACGAAACCGGAATCGGCCTCGTCCGCGGCAGCACCTTGCTGGCGAACACCATCGCCTCCTCGATGGACCAGCACGCTCGCTACGGCGGCGTCGTTCCCGAGGTCGCCGCCCGCGCGCACCTTGAGGCGCTCACACCCACCCTGACCACGGCGCTGGAGACCGCGGGAGTGTCGCTGCACGACGTGGACGCCATTGCGGTGACCAGCGGCCCTGGCCTCTCCGGTGCGCTCATGGTCGGCGTCGGCGCAGCGAAGGCGCTGGCGGTGTCGCTCGGCAAGCCGCTCTACGGGGTCAACCACCTGGTCGGCCACGTCGGGGCCGACATCCTCTCCGGAGATGACGTCGAATACCCGACGGTCGCGCTACTGGTGTCCGGCGGGCACACCTCGCTGCTGCTGGCGCGCGACCTGACCAGCGACGTCGAGTTGCTCGGCGAGACCATCGATGACGCGGCAGGGGAGGCGTTCGACAAGGTCGCCCGTCTGCTTGGGCTGCCCTACCCGGGCGGTCCGGAGATCGACAAGGCCGCGGCATCCGGTGACCCGAAAGCGATCCGCTTCCCGCGCGGGCTGAGCCTGCCGAAGGACATGGAGAAGCACCGCTACGACTTCTCGTTCTCCGGCCTCAAGACCGCCGTCGCGCGCTGGGTCGAGCAACGGCAGGACGCCGGTGAGAACGTGCCGATCGCCGACGTCGCGGCGAGCTTCCGGGAAGCCGTCGTCGACGTGCTCGTCACCAAGGCGATCGCGGCGTGCACCGACCTCGGCGTACCGCGACTGCTGCTGGGTGGTGGCGTGGTCGCAAACGCGCGGCTCCGCGAGGTGGCGATCGAACGAGCGGATGCCGCGGGCATCGCCCTGCGCATCCCTCCGTTGTCGCTCTGCACCGACAACGGCGCCATGATCGCCGCACTCGGAGCCCAACTGATCGAGGCCGGACACGCCCCCTCCGGGCTCGATTTCGGGGCGGACTCCACACTCCCGGTGACGAGTATCCAAGCATGA
- the rimI gene encoding ribosomal protein S18-alanine N-acetyltransferase, translating to MTWLLRTATAADIDGIMALETSIFESDAWSTENMTDEVTGDHRYYLVAVTEAGVIEGYAGLLSPLRAPDADIQTIAVAPSARRHGLGRTLMLALINEARRRGAEQVFLEVRADNPGAQTLYTSLGFDRIGVRAGYYQPDNVDAIIMRLRVPDTEVTPA from the coding sequence ATGACCTGGCTGCTGCGCACCGCGACCGCCGCGGACATCGACGGGATCATGGCCCTCGAAACCAGCATCTTCGAGAGTGACGCCTGGTCCACCGAGAACATGACCGACGAGGTCACCGGCGATCACCGCTACTACCTGGTTGCCGTCACCGAGGCGGGCGTCATCGAGGGCTATGCCGGGCTGCTCTCCCCGCTTCGCGCTCCCGACGCGGACATCCAGACCATTGCCGTCGCCCCCTCTGCCCGCCGCCACGGCCTCGGCCGGACGCTCATGCTTGCGCTCATCAACGAGGCCCGTCGCCGGGGCGCCGAGCAGGTCTTCCTCGAGGTGCGCGCCGACAACCCCGGAGCCCAGACCCTGTACACCTCACTCGGCTTCGATCGGATCGGCGTGCGCGCCGGGTACTACCAGCCGGACAACGTGGACGCGATCATCATGCGACTGCGTGTGCCCGACACGGAGGTGACCCCGGCATGA